One stretch of Bosea vaviloviae DNA includes these proteins:
- a CDS encoding mannose-1-phosphate guanylyltransferase/mannose-6-phosphate isomerase: protein MPSKIRPIIMCGGAGTMLWPTSRNSLPKQFAMLLGERSTFQDTVLRLRHKLFDRPIILTNHTHRVLAEKQLAEISASADIVLEPERRDSGPAILAGCMVAASQDADTTVLVVASDHVVTDPAAFRSAVANGLSAARARRLVTFGITARHACTEYGWIEPGVVLEGEARRVERFAEKPDGHRAAEYLLKGWLWNSGNFLFGAKTLIEEYRSFEPATVKAVEAALANGRDEDGAFALALADFVKAEKRSIDFAVMERTERAAVVATSCGWSDVGNWDALWALSDHDGSGNARRGNVELFDAHNCLVSTDGPMTSVLGVEDLIVVASRDAVLVADRNRAAEVKQVVELLRSKGCSQAETHASVQYAWGSYQIVDSGEGFQVKRLVVAPRGRLSLQKHRFRSEHWVVVRGTATVTIDETIGRFGRSEHIFIPLGAAHQLENSGIEPLELISVQNGSYLGEDDVIRVDAAQHWV, encoded by the coding sequence ATGCCTTCGAAGATACGTCCGATCATCATGTGCGGCGGCGCCGGGACAATGCTATGGCCGACATCCCGCAACTCTCTCCCGAAGCAGTTCGCCATGCTCCTCGGTGAGCGCTCGACCTTCCAGGACACCGTCCTGCGGCTGCGCCACAAGCTGTTCGACCGGCCGATCATCCTGACCAACCATACTCATCGCGTCCTGGCAGAGAAGCAGCTCGCTGAAATAAGCGCCTCGGCTGATATCGTGCTCGAGCCCGAGCGGCGCGACTCCGGGCCTGCCATCCTTGCCGGTTGCATGGTCGCGGCAAGCCAGGACGCGGACACCACCGTCCTCGTGGTCGCCTCCGACCATGTCGTTACCGATCCAGCCGCTTTCCGGAGCGCCGTCGCGAACGGCCTGTCCGCCGCCCGCGCCAGGCGCCTCGTCACGTTCGGGATTACGGCGCGCCATGCCTGCACGGAGTATGGCTGGATCGAGCCCGGGGTCGTTCTCGAGGGCGAAGCCCGACGTGTCGAACGCTTCGCTGAGAAACCCGATGGACACCGTGCCGCGGAATACCTCCTCAAAGGCTGGCTCTGGAACTCGGGCAACTTCCTGTTCGGCGCCAAAACCCTGATCGAGGAATATCGCTCCTTCGAACCGGCGACAGTGAAGGCGGTCGAAGCCGCCCTCGCGAACGGACGAGACGAGGATGGCGCGTTCGCGCTGGCCCTGGCCGATTTCGTGAAGGCTGAGAAACGTTCGATCGATTTCGCCGTCATGGAGCGCACGGAACGAGCCGCTGTCGTCGCGACCTCATGCGGCTGGTCCGATGTCGGGAACTGGGACGCCCTATGGGCCTTGAGCGACCATGATGGCAGCGGGAATGCCCGCCGCGGCAATGTCGAGCTGTTCGATGCGCATAATTGTCTGGTCTCGACCGACGGGCCGATGACGTCCGTCCTCGGCGTGGAAGATCTCATCGTCGTCGCGAGCCGGGATGCCGTTCTTGTCGCCGACCGCAACCGCGCAGCGGAGGTCAAGCAGGTCGTCGAGCTGCTTCGCAGCAAGGGCTGCAGCCAGGCCGAGACACATGCGAGCGTTCAGTATGCCTGGGGCTCCTACCAGATCGTCGATTCCGGCGAGGGTTTCCAGGTCAAGCGGCTCGTCGTCGCTCCCCGAGGGCGCCTGTCGCTGCAGAAGCATCGCTTCCGATCCGAGCACTGGGTGGTGGTCCGTGGCACAGCCACCGTGACCATCGACGAGACGATCGGTCGCTTCGGCAGGAGCGAGCACATCTTCATCCCGCTGGGAGCCGCCCATCAGCTGGAGAACAGCGGTATCGAGCCGCTTGAACTCATCAGCGTCCAGAACGGAAGCTATCTCGGCGAAGACGACGTCATTCGCGTCGACGCCGCCCAACATTGGGTCTGA